A single region of the Candidatus Kryptobacter tengchongensis genome encodes:
- a CDS encoding UDP-N-acetylglucosamine diphosphorylase/glucosamine-1-phosphate N-acetyltransferase, producing MNICIFEDEKYRKLLPLVYFRPVYELRCGITLLKDKIIRSFSNPTVILHARDYLTDILKRDYPNFYVNEIPSNVTQVLFINGRVLAEPHFADKFKYPGKDVVYVKDGEIIAFWATGENLKRFREKLGNPILKSDLDGFEKIEANVKLITYPWELVNNNGEQILIDFNILTEGKAKKLGKIYDGVHLLNEHFIHIEEGAKIKPGVVLDAENGPIYIGKNAKILPNAVIEGPAYIGDDSLIKVSAKIYENTSIGPVCKVGGEVEASIIHAYSNKQHEGFIGHSYLGTWVNIGADTNNSDLKNDYGNVKVYIDGELIDSGSMFVGLTMGDHSKSGINLMFNTGTVVGVSCNIYGAGLPPKFIPSFSWGGAEDGFVTYRIDKAIEVAKRVMARRKVQFTEVDEKLFRKVFELTQEERERNGVKD from the coding sequence ATGAATATTTGCATATTTGAAGATGAAAAATATAGAAAACTTCTACCATTAGTTTATTTCAGACCTGTTTATGAACTACGATGCGGTATAACTCTGCTCAAGGACAAAATCATAAGGAGCTTTTCAAATCCAACTGTAATTCTTCACGCAAGAGATTATCTAACCGATATTTTAAAGAGAGATTATCCAAACTTTTATGTTAATGAAATTCCGTCTAATGTAACTCAGGTTCTTTTCATTAATGGAAGAGTTCTCGCCGAACCACATTTCGCAGATAAGTTCAAATACCCGGGGAAAGATGTCGTTTATGTTAAAGATGGCGAAATTATCGCATTCTGGGCTACTGGCGAAAATTTGAAAAGGTTCAGAGAAAAGCTTGGAAATCCAATCCTGAAATCTGATCTTGATGGATTTGAAAAAATTGAGGCGAATGTGAAGTTGATAACTTATCCATGGGAACTTGTGAATAACAATGGTGAACAAATTTTAATTGATTTCAATATATTAACCGAAGGAAAAGCAAAGAAACTTGGGAAAATTTATGATGGTGTCCATCTTTTAAATGAACACTTTATTCACATTGAAGAAGGGGCAAAAATAAAGCCAGGGGTTGTTCTTGACGCCGAAAATGGTCCAATTTACATTGGTAAAAATGCCAAAATTCTACCAAATGCTGTGATTGAGGGACCAGCTTATATCGGTGATGATAGTTTAATAAAGGTTTCCGCAAAAATTTACGAGAACACAAGCATTGGTCCAGTTTGCAAAGTTGGAGGTGAGGTTGAGGCTTCAATAATCCATGCATATTCAAATAAACAACATGAGGGGTTCATTGGACATTCATATCTCGGAACCTGGGTTAATATCGGTGCCGATACAAACAACAGCGATTTAAAAAATGACTATGGGAATGTCAAAGTCTATATTGATGGTGAATTAATTGATAGCGGTTCAATGTTTGTTGGTTTAACAATGGGAGATCACTCAAAAAGTGGAATAAATCTAATGTTTAACACTGGAACAGTTGTCGGGGTTAGCTGTAACATTTATGGCGCTGGTTTACCTCCCAAATTTATACCATCCTTCTCATGGGGCGGAGCTGAAGATGGGTTTGTGACATATAGGATTGATAAAGCAATAGAAGTAGCGAAAAGAGTCATGGCAAGAAGAAAAGTTCAATTTACCGAAGTTGATGAAAAACTATTTAGAAAGGTATTTGAACTTACACAAGAAGAAAGGGAGAGAAACGGGGTAAAAGATTAA
- a CDS encoding ribonuclease G: MRKEIYISTKKKETRIAVLEDGQLAELFFENPEQERMVGDIYLGKVARVLPGIKAVFINIGHRQDAFLHFADIDKTSIEEYADLLGDDTSIDEVSETTTEATKELTEEGEEKSLQPVSASQPSKDVEAYAPRKPHLLKKGQPILVQVIKEPLGRKGARVTTRITLPGRFLVLMPFMENKIGISRKILNQKERRRLRNIIKALLPNGYGVIVRTAAEGKDTKTLRGELEQLITTWEKIEKMIPNEKPPALLYKDISVTSSVMRDLLTKDVERVVVDSKSLFREIVAYARWAAPDIVDKIELDETEDIFEKYGINKEIENSLGRKIYLRGGAYILIEQTEAMTVIDVNTGRYAPRQNQEQVSLRINLDAAKEIVRQLRLRDIGGLIVVDFIDMEDDKSKKRLFEELRKEFKKDRAKVTVLPMTEFGLIQITRQRVRPSVFEKFSEPCPTCAGTGTIFLRNLIFKKVERWFAKFRAVSNERKLILKLHPTLAKYVKSNLNGKLKILKLMLKYFIRVKIEPDPTLSVEEFKVVSVKTGKELTETGTSAQVVIPKQNKKEEI; encoded by the coding sequence ATGAGGAAAGAAATTTATATCAGTACGAAGAAGAAAGAAACTCGTATAGCGGTTCTTGAAGATGGTCAACTTGCCGAATTGTTCTTTGAAAATCCTGAACAAGAAAGGATGGTTGGGGATATTTACCTTGGTAAGGTTGCGAGGGTTTTACCTGGGATAAAAGCGGTGTTTATAAATATCGGACACAGGCAAGACGCATTTCTTCATTTTGCAGATATTGATAAGACATCAATTGAAGAATATGCTGACCTGCTTGGGGATGATACAAGCATTGATGAGGTTTCTGAAACTACAACTGAGGCAACAAAGGAATTGACTGAAGAAGGGGAAGAAAAATCTTTACAGCCTGTTTCCGCTTCTCAACCATCTAAAGATGTTGAAGCGTATGCACCAAGAAAACCACATCTTTTGAAAAAAGGTCAACCTATCCTTGTTCAGGTTATAAAAGAACCGCTTGGAAGAAAGGGGGCAAGAGTTACAACGAGAATAACTCTACCGGGACGATTTCTTGTTTTGATGCCTTTCATGGAAAATAAAATTGGAATATCAAGAAAAATCCTAAATCAAAAGGAAAGAAGAAGATTAAGAAACATAATCAAAGCACTTCTACCAAATGGTTATGGTGTTATAGTCAGAACCGCAGCTGAGGGTAAAGATACGAAGACATTGAGAGGGGAGCTTGAACAGCTGATCACAACATGGGAAAAGATAGAAAAAATGATTCCTAATGAAAAACCGCCAGCCTTGCTCTACAAGGATATAAGCGTTACATCAAGCGTGATGCGTGACCTTTTGACAAAAGATGTTGAAAGGGTTGTCGTTGATTCAAAATCTCTTTTCCGTGAAATAGTTGCATATGCGAGATGGGCAGCACCTGATATCGTTGATAAAATTGAACTTGATGAAACTGAGGATATATTTGAAAAGTATGGAATTAATAAAGAGATTGAAAATTCGCTTGGAAGGAAAATTTATCTTCGTGGCGGAGCTTACATTCTTATTGAACAAACAGAGGCTATGACAGTTATTGATGTGAATACAGGAAGATACGCGCCAAGACAAAATCAAGAACAGGTATCTTTGAGAATTAATCTTGACGCTGCTAAAGAGATTGTGAGACAATTGAGGTTGAGGGATATAGGTGGTTTGATTGTGGTTGATTTTATTGATATGGAGGATGATAAAAGCAAGAAGCGTTTGTTTGAGGAACTTCGTAAAGAATTTAAAAAGGACAGGGCAAAGGTTACAGTTTTGCCGATGACTGAATTTGGGTTAATTCAAATTACGAGGCAGAGGGTAAGACCGAGCGTATTTGAAAAGTTTAGTGAGCCGTGCCCGACTTGCGCTGGAACAGGCACAATTTTTTTGAGAAACTTAATTTTCAAAAAAGTGGAAAGATGGTTTGCAAAATTTAGAGCTGTTTCAAATGAGAGAAAACTGATTCTAAAACTTCACCCAACCCTCGCAAAGTATGTGAAGTCAAATTTGAATGGGAAATTAAAGATTTTGAAGTTGATGTTAAAATATTTTATCAGAGTTAAAATTGAGCCCGATCCAACCCTTTCGGTTGAAGAATTCAAAGTTGTTTCAGTGAAAACAGGCAAAGAATTAACCGAGACGGGAACAAGCGCACAAGTTGTTATCCCAAAACAAAATAAAAAAGAGGAGATTTGA
- a CDS encoding HlyD family secretion protein, whose product MKRKLFRILIIVVILIAAGLVVAFYLNNRKSGTLQLKTSKADVGDIEVYVTTTGTLNPVTLVQVGTQVSGTIAKIYVDFNDVVKKGQIIAQLDSTFLAAQVKDAEAQVERARAQVNQAQRDLSRIKELYSKNLVSQADYDQALTNYETALAQLKSAEAQLERAKVNLKYSTIYSPIDGIVISRNVDVGQTVAASLQAPTLFTIANDLRKMRVEANVDEADIGKVKPGQTVFFTVDAYPDETFIGKVSQVRLQPINVQNVINYTVIIDVENKDLKLKPGMTANVKILIDKRENVLRIPNQALRFKPDPEDKRFAKAMEEMQKRREEFMRRRQQEGGGPGFFGQAQQGQGGQRPSGGFPGGNRAIIWILDENKNPKPTFVRTGITDGNYTEVVGGNLKEGDEIITGYIFPTASSNNPSTSQPFQFRGRTPF is encoded by the coding sequence ATGAAGAGAAAACTATTTCGCATTCTGATAATAGTCGTTATTTTAATCGCAGCCGGGCTTGTGGTTGCATTTTACCTCAACAATAGAAAATCAGGAACACTTCAACTGAAGACATCCAAAGCAGATGTTGGTGATATTGAGGTATATGTTACAACAACTGGGACACTAAATCCTGTTACCCTCGTTCAGGTTGGAACGCAGGTATCTGGAACAATTGCGAAGATATATGTTGATTTCAATGATGTTGTGAAGAAAGGTCAAATCATTGCCCAGCTTGATTCAACATTCCTTGCAGCACAAGTAAAAGATGCAGAAGCACAGGTTGAGAGAGCAAGGGCGCAAGTAAATCAAGCACAGCGTGATTTAAGCAGGATAAAAGAACTTTACTCAAAAAACCTTGTCTCACAGGCAGATTATGATCAAGCACTGACAAATTATGAAACGGCACTTGCGCAGCTAAAATCAGCTGAGGCTCAACTTGAAAGAGCAAAGGTGAATTTAAAGTATTCAACGATTTACTCCCCAATAGATGGCATAGTGATATCAAGAAATGTTGATGTCGGTCAAACAGTTGCAGCAAGCTTGCAGGCACCGACGCTTTTCACAATCGCAAACGATTTAAGAAAGATGAGAGTTGAAGCAAATGTTGACGAGGCAGATATAGGAAAGGTAAAACCCGGGCAAACCGTCTTCTTTACCGTTGATGCTTATCCGGATGAAACTTTCATCGGAAAAGTTTCACAAGTTCGCCTTCAACCTATAAATGTTCAAAATGTGATCAACTATACCGTGATTATAGATGTTGAAAATAAGGATTTGAAATTGAAGCCGGGGATGACAGCAAATGTCAAAATCTTAATAGATAAACGTGAAAATGTTTTAAGGATTCCAAATCAAGCGTTAAGATTCAAACCAGACCCCGAAGATAAACGCTTTGCAAAAGCAATGGAAGAGATGCAAAAAAGGAGAGAAGAATTTATGAGACGAAGACAGCAAGAAGGTGGAGGTCCTGGATTTTTTGGTCAGGCACAGCAAGGTCAGGGCGGTCAAAGACCCAGCGGTGGTTTCCCAGGTGGAAATAGGGCAATCATATGGATACTTGATGAAAATAAAAATCCCAAACCAACTTTTGTAAGAACTGGAATAACAGATGGAAACTATACCGAGGTTGTAGGTGGAAACCTTAAAGAAGGAGATGAGATTATAACAGGCTATATCTTCCCCACAGCATCAAGCAATAACCCGTCAACATCACAACCATTCCAGTTTAGAGGAAGAACCCCATTTTAA
- a CDS encoding LSU ribosomal protein L31P, with product MKKGIHPPYKKAVIACVCGNTFETRSTVGGVIKVEICSNCHPFFTGKQKLVDTAGRVERFMKRYAKHYQEAKGE from the coding sequence ATGAAGAAAGGAATTCATCCGCCTTATAAGAAAGCAGTAATTGCGTGCGTTTGTGGAAATACTTTTGAGACAAGGTCAACAGTTGGTGGAGTTATCAAGGTTGAGATTTGTTCAAATTGTCACCCGTTTTTTACCGGGAAACAGAAACTTGTTGATACCGCAGGTAGAGTTGAGCGCTTTATGAAAAGATACGCTAAGCATTATCAGGAAGCAAAAGGCGAATAG
- a CDS encoding aminomethyltransferase produces the protein MKRTPFYEIHLELGAKIAPFAGYEMPIQYDGIITEHKRVRESVGVFDVSHMGEFKVSGRKALNFLQKLTVNDVSKLQQGRAQYSAMCYDDGGIVDDLLIYNLGESYMVVVNAANIEKDFEWMKKHLEEDVKLENISDDVALLAVQGPKSLLTLQKLTDVDLGQIKYYHFVKGKLAGVDMIISRTGYTGELGFELYFEADPKICRKVWDAIMEAGKEFNIGPAGLGARDTLRTEMGYMLYGNDIDQTTNPLEAGLDWIVKFDKGDFIGRESLIKVKTEGIKRKLVGFITDEKIPPRHGYEIFKDGEKIGYVTSGTFSPILEKGIGMGYVDIRFSNLGEKIKINARGKELTAVIVNPPFVTNRAR, from the coding sequence ATGAAACGCACCCCATTTTATGAAATTCATCTTGAACTTGGAGCAAAGATCGCACCTTTTGCTGGCTATGAAATGCCAATCCAATATGATGGCATAATAACTGAACATAAGCGAGTTCGTGAATCGGTTGGCGTTTTTGATGTCTCACATATGGGTGAGTTTAAAGTAAGTGGGAGAAAAGCTTTGAATTTTTTACAAAAATTGACCGTAAATGATGTCTCAAAACTTCAACAGGGAAGAGCCCAATATTCAGCGATGTGTTATGATGATGGTGGAATAGTGGATGATCTTTTAATTTATAACCTTGGCGAATCATACATGGTTGTTGTAAATGCAGCCAATATTGAAAAAGATTTTGAATGGATGAAAAAACATCTTGAAGAAGATGTTAAGCTTGAAAATATAAGCGATGATGTGGCTCTTCTTGCGGTTCAGGGTCCAAAGTCTCTTTTAACTTTGCAGAAGTTAACGGATGTTGATTTGGGTCAGATTAAATATTATCATTTCGTTAAGGGGAAGCTTGCTGGCGTTGATATGATAATTTCCAGAACTGGCTATACAGGTGAACTTGGATTTGAACTTTATTTTGAAGCTGATCCAAAAATTTGCAGAAAAGTTTGGGACGCAATTATGGAAGCCGGGAAGGAATTTAACATAGGTCCGGCAGGTCTTGGCGCGAGGGATACACTGAGAACTGAAATGGGTTATATGCTTTATGGAAATGATATTGATCAAACCACAAATCCGCTTGAAGCCGGGCTTGATTGGATTGTTAAATTTGATAAAGGTGATTTCATAGGTAGAGAAAGCCTGATTAAGGTTAAAACTGAAGGTATCAAAAGGAAGCTTGTCGGTTTTATAACCGATGAAAAAATTCCACCAAGACATGGATATGAAATTTTTAAAGATGGTGAAAAAATAGGTTATGTTACAAGTGGAACTTTTTCTCCAATCCTTGAGAAGGGAATAGGAATGGGGTATGTTGATATTAGATTTTCAAACTTAGGTGAAAAGATAAAAATCAACGCTCGTGGAAAGGAATTAACTGCGGTGATTGTTAACCCTCCATTTGTTACAAACAGGGCGCGGTAA
- a CDS encoding Putative zinc-finger gives MRHSKIKKLVSEYIDGELKNNVEFIEEHIKTCAECFKLIKVHELVRETLKEKNVEVSPYLFTRIQAKLKERKAQQTIWDYVFGFSKELAIALILIFIILIGIELMSGKTSIKIEEAVLNETPSVQKVISSGGNLSQDDVLELTLSNGGKK, from the coding sequence ATGAGACATAGCAAAATTAAAAAGCTCGTCTCCGAGTATATTGACGGTGAGTTAAAAAATAATGTTGAATTTATTGAAGAACATATAAAGACATGTGCAGAATGCTTCAAACTTATCAAGGTTCATGAACTCGTTCGTGAAACTTTGAAAGAGAAAAATGTTGAGGTTTCCCCATATTTATTTACAAGAATACAGGCAAAGCTCAAAGAAAGAAAGGCACAGCAGACGATATGGGATTATGTGTTTGGATTTTCCAAAGAGCTTGCGATTGCTTTGATTTTAATTTTCATCATTCTTATTGGAATTGAACTTATGTCTGGGAAAACATCTATAAAAATTGAAGAGGCTGTTTTGAATGAGACGCCATCGGTTCAAAAAGTCATTTCATCAGGTGGAAATTTAAGCCAAGATGATGTTCTTGAATTAACATTATCAAATGGAGGAAAGAAATGA
- a CDS encoding glucosamine-6-phosphate deaminase, with protein MLVIVKEDYDAMSKEAAKIVADRIRRKPNLVLGLATGSTPLGLYKELIRMHKEEGLDFSKVVTFNLDEYIGLPPEHDQSYHYFMWENFFKHININPANVHIPQGMFGDLKISPYETDPKVEAYCQWYEDQIKKFGGIDLQILGIGANGHIAFNEPGSSLGSRTRIKTLTEKTRQDNSRFFKSIDEVPKYAITMGIGTIMEAKEVILLANGENKADAVKAAVEGPITAMCPASMLQMHRKAIIIVDKKAASKLSAEFVYYG; from the coding sequence ATGCTCGTAATTGTAAAGGAAGACTACGACGCAATGAGCAAAGAAGCTGCAAAGATCGTCGCTGACAGAATCCGTAGAAAACCAAATCTTGTTCTCGGACTTGCGACAGGTAGCACCCCACTTGGACTTTACAAGGAACTTATAAGAATGCATAAGGAAGAAGGGCTTGACTTTTCAAAAGTTGTAACTTTCAACCTTGACGAGTATATTGGACTTCCGCCTGAACATGATCAAAGTTATCACTACTTTATGTGGGAAAACTTTTTCAAGCATATTAACATCAACCCAGCAAATGTTCACATTCCACAAGGTATGTTCGGCGATTTAAAAATAAGTCCATACGAAACCGACCCAAAAGTTGAGGCTTACTGCCAATGGTATGAGGATCAGATTAAGAAATTTGGTGGGATTGATCTGCAAATTCTCGGCATCGGTGCAAATGGACACATTGCGTTTAATGAGCCTGGTTCATCACTTGGTTCAAGGACAAGAATTAAAACATTAACAGAAAAAACAAGGCAAGATAACTCAAGATTTTTCAAAAGCATTGATGAAGTTCCAAAGTATGCTATAACGATGGGAATTGGAACGATTATGGAGGCTAAAGAAGTTATCCTACTTGCAAATGGTGAAAACAAAGCAGATGCTGTAAAAGCAGCAGTAGAAGGACCGATTACTGCAATGTGCCCAGCTTCAATGTTACAAATGCATCGGAAGGCAATTATAATTGTTGATAAAAAAGCTGCTTCAAAACTTTCAGCTGAATTCGTTTATTACGGATAA
- a CDS encoding Putative restriction endonuclease has protein sequence MTIVVENIKIGEYLLTFEGTLEDYYKLEEKKAEYIDGIIIMHSPASVTHERISVEILTRLNLFVKSNSLGEVLGSKLAIAIGDRRFEPDIVFISRDNSGKFGEFEFFGTPDLVVEIISKSTKHYDLKIKREFYG, from the coding sequence ATGACCATTGTAGTTGAGAACATAAAGATAGGGGAATATCTTTTGACATTTGAGGGGACGCTTGAGGATTATTATAAACTTGAGGAAAAGAAAGCAGAATATATTGATGGGATAATCATCATGCATAGCCCAGCAAGCGTAACTCATGAAAGAATCTCTGTTGAGATTTTGACGCGGTTAAATCTTTTTGTAAAATCAAATAGTCTTGGTGAGGTTCTTGGGTCTAAGTTGGCTATAGCAATTGGGGATAGGAGATTTGAGCCTGATATAGTTTTTATTTCACGGGATAACTCTGGTAAATTTGGCGAGTTTGAATTCTTTGGAACCCCTGACCTTGTTGTTGAGATAATTTCAAAGTCAACGAAACATTATGATTTGAAGATCAAGCGAGAATTTTACGGGTAG
- a CDS encoding UDP-N-acetylglucosamine 1-carboxyvinyltransferase, giving the protein MEKFVIIGGKKLSGSVEISGAKNSVLALMPATILASGTYKIYNTPDLRDVKTMSQVLMEMGIDVKFESHVLTINTENISKFEAPYELVKKMRASIYVLGPLVGRFGYARVSLPGGCAWGPRPVDLHIEGIRKLGAEIDLDSGYIVAKANQLHGTKIHLDKPSVGATGNIMMASVLAKGTTVIENAAKEPEIVQLGEFLNSMGAKISGLGTDKIEIEGVDELHPADVETIPDRIEAGTFLVAGAITSGKIKIEKCNPSHLEAVLIKLEDAGCHLNIGEDFVELEAPDEIKPVDVTTAVYPGFPTDMQAQWIALMSIAKGTSVITETIFYDRFKHVPELVRLGADIEVNENVAIVRGVEKLKGAKVMSTDLRASASLILAGLVAEGKTEVLRIYHIDRGYERIEEKLQRLGAQIWREKTDEF; this is encoded by the coding sequence ATGGAAAAATTTGTAATTATCGGAGGTAAAAAACTTTCGGGTTCGGTAGAGATCAGCGGCGCTAAAAATTCAGTCTTGGCTCTCATGCCCGCAACAATTCTTGCAAGCGGAACTTATAAAATTTATAACACCCCAGATCTTAGAGATGTGAAAACGATGAGTCAAGTGCTTATGGAAATGGGAATTGATGTGAAATTTGAAAGCCATGTCTTAACTATTAACACAGAAAACATATCAAAGTTTGAAGCCCCTTATGAACTTGTTAAGAAAATGAGAGCATCAATTTATGTGCTTGGTCCTCTCGTCGGCAGGTTCGGTTATGCTCGTGTCTCTCTTCCTGGCGGTTGTGCTTGGGGACCAAGACCGGTTGACCTTCATATTGAAGGTATAAGGAAACTTGGTGCTGAGATTGATCTTGACTCCGGGTATATTGTCGCAAAAGCAAATCAACTACATGGGACGAAAATTCACCTTGACAAACCAAGCGTGGGTGCAACCGGAAACATTATGATGGCTTCGGTCTTGGCAAAAGGAACCACTGTGATTGAAAACGCAGCGAAAGAACCTGAAATAGTTCAACTTGGTGAATTTTTAAACTCAATGGGAGCGAAAATAAGCGGACTTGGGACGGATAAGATTGAAATTGAGGGTGTGGATGAGCTTCATCCCGCCGATGTTGAAACAATACCTGATAGAATTGAGGCTGGAACTTTTCTTGTTGCTGGAGCAATAACTAGTGGGAAAATAAAGATTGAAAAGTGCAACCCCTCCCATCTTGAAGCAGTCCTCATTAAACTTGAAGATGCAGGATGTCATCTAAATATAGGCGAGGACTTCGTTGAGCTTGAAGCGCCTGATGAAATTAAACCCGTTGATGTTACAACCGCTGTATATCCAGGCTTCCCAACAGATATGCAAGCCCAATGGATAGCGCTTATGTCAATTGCAAAAGGAACCTCAGTTATAACTGAAACAATTTTTTACGATAGGTTCAAGCATGTGCCCGAACTTGTCAGACTTGGAGCCGATATTGAAGTAAATGAAAATGTGGCAATTGTAAGAGGAGTGGAAAAATTAAAAGGAGCGAAAGTGATGTCAACTGATTTGAGAGCAAGCGCTTCACTTATCCTTGCAGGTCTCGTCGCCGAAGGTAAGACGGAAGTTCTAAGAATTTATCACATTGACAGGGGATATGAGCGAATTGAGGAAAAACTTCAAAGACTTGGAGCACAAATATGGAGAGAAAAAACAGATGAATTTTGA
- a CDS encoding RNA polymerase, sigma-24 subunit, RpoE translates to MKEQFETLDEAEIVKRAKDGDEKAFEMIIKKYQNRVANLIFKIIGDSSVVEDLTQDVFLRVIESLRDYKFGSALYTWIYRITVNICIDEIRKRQRSRTYSLSDVLTQNPKVEPAHSPVEKTVERKELREIIENAISKLPLEYKTAIILREFEDLPYEEIAKILKVSVGTVKSRIFRARKLLAEHLKEYREILK, encoded by the coding sequence ATGAAAGAACAATTTGAAACACTTGATGAGGCAGAAATAGTAAAGAGAGCAAAAGACGGAGATGAGAAAGCTTTTGAGATGATAATTAAGAAATATCAAAATAGGGTTGCAAATTTGATCTTTAAAATTATCGGAGATTCAAGCGTCGTTGAAGACCTGACGCAGGATGTATTTTTAAGAGTGATTGAATCATTAAGAGATTATAAATTTGGTTCAGCTCTTTATACTTGGATTTACAGAATTACAGTTAACATTTGCATTGATGAGATAAGAAAAAGACAACGCTCAAGAACTTATTCGTTATCAGATGTGTTAACTCAGAACCCAAAAGTTGAGCCAGCTCATTCGCCCGTTGAAAAGACAGTTGAACGAAAAGAATTAAGAGAGATAATTGAAAATGCAATTTCAAAGCTTCCTTTAGAATATAAAACTGCGATAATTCTGCGCGAATTTGAAGATTTACCGTATGAGGAAATCGCGAAAATACTTAAAGTAAGTGTTGGAACTGTGAAATCAAGAATTTTCAGAGCAAGAAAACTTCTTGCAGAACATTTAAAAGAATATAGGGAAATTTTAAAATGA
- a CDS encoding transaldolase, with translation MKIFLDTANVDEIKEAVSWGILDGVTTNPSLVAKEKRDFRELLQEICSIVDGDVSAEVISTDFDGIVKEARELARLADNIVVKIPLIKDGLRAVKFLKSEGIRANVTLCFSPSQAILAAKAGAYYISPFIGRLDDISSDGMNLVRQIVQIYRNYNFRTQVLVASVRHPMHVVEAGLIGADVVTMPFKVLEQMIKHPLTDIGLERFLDDWRKAQAELEKRFEKVK, from the coding sequence ATGAAGATTTTTCTTGACACAGCAAATGTTGATGAAATAAAGGAAGCAGTAAGTTGGGGGATACTTGATGGCGTCACCACAAACCCAAGTCTGGTTGCGAAGGAGAAGAGGGATTTTAGGGAACTACTTCAAGAGATATGCTCAATTGTTGATGGTGATGTAAGTGCAGAAGTTATATCAACCGATTTTGATGGAATCGTTAAGGAAGCAAGAGAACTTGCAAGGCTTGCGGATAATATCGTTGTGAAAATTCCTTTAATAAAAGATGGTTTAAGAGCTGTTAAGTTCTTAAAAAGCGAGGGTATAAGAGCAAATGTAACGCTTTGTTTTTCTCCATCTCAGGCAATTCTTGCTGCAAAAGCTGGAGCTTATTACATCAGCCCATTTATCGGTCGGCTTGATGATATATCAAGCGATGGGATGAATCTTGTCAGGCAAATCGTCCAGATTTACAGAAACTACAATTTTAGAACTCAAGTTCTCGTCGCAAGCGTAAGGCACCCAATGCATGTAGTTGAGGCGGGTTTGATAGGCGCAGATGTCGTCACAATGCCGTTTAAAGTTCTTGAACAAATGATAAAACATCCATTAACTGATATTGGACTTGAAAGGTTTCTTGATGATTGGAGAAAAGCTCAAGCGGAGCTTGAAAAGAGATTTGAAAAAGTAAAATAA
- a CDS encoding Ligand-binding SRPBCC domain-containing protein codes for MRIFRFETHQLIPAQLDTVWDFFSDPKNLKIITPPYMKFEILTPVPDKMEAGLIIIYTVRPLWNIPMRWVTEITHVEPKKFFVDEQRFGPYKFWHHRHTFTPVEKGVLMSDLVYYALPIPLIDGLVNRWIIAPRLKEIFEFRRNKIIEIFGRAEWE; via the coding sequence ATGAGAATTTTTAGATTTGAAACACATCAATTGATCCCGGCTCAACTTGACACCGTTTGGGATTTTTTCTCGGATCCCAAAAACTTAAAAATTATTACACCTCCGTATATGAAATTTGAGATTTTAACACCCGTTCCAGATAAGATGGAAGCGGGTTTGATTATCATTTATACTGTCAGACCACTATGGAATATTCCAATGCGATGGGTTACTGAAATTACTCATGTTGAGCCAAAAAAGTTTTTTGTGGATGAACAGCGTTTTGGTCCTTATAAATTCTGGCATCACCGCCACACATTTACCCCTGTTGAGAAGGGAGTTCTTATGAGCGACCTTGTTTATTACGCTTTGCCAATTCCTCTGATTGATGGACTTGTAAATCGCTGGATAATTGCCCCACGTCTTAAAGAGATTTTTGAGTTTAGGAGAAACAAAATAATAGAAATTTTCGGCAGGGCAGAATGGGAGTGA